In Juglans microcarpa x Juglans regia isolate MS1-56 chromosome 1S, Jm3101_v1.0, whole genome shotgun sequence, the genomic stretch TTGTCAATATGAAGAGATTGCAAGTCTCTGATCGGTCCATATTCATATGGCGTCAGCTCAATAGAACGAACCCCAGATTGAGGATTAATAATTCTAcctgccttttctttttgttagagagagagagagagagagagagagagagagagcttcagGGGTTTTTGGGCAGGTTTGTGGCCttagatgagacacaaaattatcatctgaTCTCATTTTATCCCATTCCACCTTATctccaaacataattcaaatacaaaattttcaaacttccaaataaaaaataaaaaacaattccaactttttcaaatctccaaacaaaaataataatataaaattatattattacaatattttaactttataatattttttattcaaaccatctcatcttattcacAGACTatcttattttaactttataactttatacaattcacaaattatcttattaccattcacaaaattctcatctcatctcactccccaaacaAGCCTTTAGTATTCTCCCTCCTTCAAGGAGCCAGGGTGGGCTGTTAACAAAGTAAGTAATTTTCATGCATACCTTCATAGAGCAGCACATTATTGCATCCGAGTGATGCCACAGAGTTTTGAGGTTGGCTTCACTTCCTTCATTGCCAGATTTGAGTAGCTCCACACCCATGTAGCACCTGGCAACATTAGAGAGAGCCAAAACTTATCCGACCATGGAAATATACAGAACACTGATTCCCCTAACAAAAGTTGCCATCTTAAGACACTAACCCAGGAGGGgtaaaaaagtccaaaataagGTAGCATGCTTCCCAAAGTCTTATAGTCTAGGGAAAGATGAGGCAAATCATGAGTGTCAGGCATCATGAAGTTCTTTTTCATTTGCTACCAGCAAGACACAGAATCTCATGCTAAAAGTTCACaattaaacacacacacacacatatatatatatatatatgtaagactTTGGTTACGCAGCATCAGATAGGAAAATAGATTTTCAATAGGGCTTGACAGTATGTCACAGCTTGCAGCTGGAAAACTGGCTACAAAACCAATAGACATGCCGCCAATTCTAGCATAGGTCGTGCCACCACCCAGCCAGCTGCATATCGTAGTGCTCACATTGACTAGTCAACCAACAAGTGCTGGTTTCAGCTCGGTTTGATAGCCCTGATGGGGATGGTGAATCCGAGGGGGTCCTTTCTGAGGACCAACACCCTTAAAAACCATCAGCAACCAAGGGTCAGTGCCAAGCCCTAAATCATGATGATAATTAGCCAAATGCTACACCATATGGCTCTTCCAATATCTACATCTTGTCAAGTGATTCATCAACTCTTAATATAACACCATGACCTGCAAGCCAACTAAATGACAGCACAACAAAAATTGCCAGAACACATTTGAAAACAACTGCTGCACCTGTAACTCTGGCATATCCAGCGAGCAAGGGTCTGAGCTTCAGGGGTACCAATGGTGGCCGAAGGCCAGCATGTGAGCTcaaatgagagggagagagtgccAATGCCACTCTCTGAACTGATGATATAATGCTGCGGACGTAATGGCGAGCCATGGATGCTACATGTTCTTGCATGTGGCTCTCATATGCAAATTCAAATGCTATCGTCATCACAGATCGGACAGAGCCAGAATTACCAGAATAATCAGTAGACGTTCTATTACCAGCTGGCCCAATTTCAAGAGCAGAAGCAAGGTCCAGGGTGCGGTTTGGACTAGAGGCTTCCTGCAATATTTTAGAGTCCATTAACTAAGAAACCTACGGAATGTGGTAGCAGAGAACCAGCAATTCAGAAGCTAACCTTCCCAGAATCAAGGGGAATGATGCGAAAACCAGAAGGCAGAAGAGGTGCATCGTCAGCGAAAGAAGCATCAATTGGAGCAAAGATAAGTTCCGCACAGGTTCCAACAGCATTCTCATCCATTCCACTACAGAGCTATTGAAAAACAAGAATACGAGTTAAGTTTATATACCGGgaacaaacaaacacaaaaacatCAGGGTCGACTACAAAATGCTGGTTTACACACTAGGATGAATCCCAACTTGACCAATTCAACCAGTTATGGCAATACCACTTGAGTCCATCTGCTCAACATCTTCCCCAGCATTTTCTAGGCAAAGGCAACAAAGTAGACTGGCAGTGTGGTTTTGCTCACTTAGAAATTCAAGAGGGAAAACACACAGAGAGGGCAAATTTTTGCTTGGTTGAAGACCACTGAGAAAAATGTGTTACAAATAAAAccattgtttcttttttaacaggAGGGGAGGTAACTCGAACAAATAGACCaggaaaaagttcaaaaaaaaattataatatttgagaaaagTACTTGATCACAGTGAGAATAATTCGTAGATAATGTAAATATAACAGTGAGAAAGCCAGCAACccaaaaaattgttattttttgtcACAGAGCTTAGTTCCTACGAGATTTATAACTTCAATTTCAACTCAACCAACCATTCAATGCTAAAGCAGAGTCCAAGTAATTGggaatatcataaaataaagccTAAAGCAATCCAGGCTAAGCTAAATGCGAACACAATCaatcactttttttataagtaaacgattgtattaataagaatagacatagcccaagtacacaagatggtatccAAGATGTGACAActatctaggaagaagaaatggaaacaagaacACAACCAATCACTTGATAAAATCAAATCGAACGAGATATAAGAGCTTAACAAGCAAGGTCAAACCCAGCTGGATCTTGGGCCAATTACCAGGGGGAGATTAGCTGGCACAAGCAATAAAGGGACAATTACTTACTTGCAACAGAAACATTTCTCTAGGCATTATTGTGTCTTCAGGAGTTGGGCCCACACCTTCCAACTTAATGACTTCCAAGAACTTGCACACACAAAGAAGTATGTATCATGGGGTGTGGATATCAATAGAGGAAATTATACAAAATGACTGGATGAAATTATACTAACTACAGCAATAGAGGAACTTCTGGTTCACACAAATGGATTGGAATATATTACATGGCGAAAAAGAAGacagtttttaatattattgctCACCTCTTCATGCTCCATAGTGTGAGCCAGTGGGAGTATAACTTGACCCCCGAAACTTCCAACTCGAGACCCTGGTAAGCTACAGGGACCAATTTTGACAGCTGCAGCTGAATAAGCATCAATATTGTTGTCTGCCCATTCTGATCTGTGCTCTCGCAGGAATCTAAGAAGAATCGCAGGAGGGACATTCTGAAATAGAAACTATCAGTACAGTATCAAAACAAGAAGGCGGCTATGCAAGCTGCAggtccaaaatattttaaacaatcCTTTCAACACTTTCAATTTACATAGCAAGCTCTTAAAATACTAATCACAAGATTAAATGCTGTATTAGAGGTAATAAAAGAACAACCGTCTAGATAGTTAAggttgaaatttgtgaatatcCAACTCAGTAACTAAAGGGACCTCTATATTCAATTATATTCTTTTGTGCATCTCTTGTATGCTACCACCATGCTAGAGAGGGAGGGCTGACACACTGGTAGAGAGAGCAATAAAGGTAGCATGATTATTTTTCATGGTTATTGCCTGAATCGAAGGAGCAAGAAATATTCCAAATGCACCCCATCACTGAAAGGTCCCGTGCCTAAACGACCAATACAGTTTATGCAGCATAAAAACTGCTATCAAATTTTATATCCAAGTATTTCCCACAGGCAATTGCAAAATAAAGATTACAAGCACCCTGACCTGCAACAGCATTGATGCTTTAGCACATAAGACAGCATTGCTCACAGCTGGAAACCCATTAGAAAAAGGAAGATTTAAGCCCATCAGCTTGTCAGGAGATGAGTTCACAAGAATAGTAACATCATCCATGCCATCATTTCCCATCATCGACCACCCCTCATCGGTAAACCCATTAAGGGCCTCATTAAAACCCCTGTCAGACAACATATATTGCATTCTGAAGCACAGAGAAACATTAACAGAATGTAGAGATCATGTCAAATGATAAGAATATGTCAACCTGCTCAGCCTCTGGCTAAGTGCTCTAAGAGCTGCAGGTCGTCTGGCCCAGCCCGTAGTGTTAGACTGAGAAACCTCATGAGCTATCTGCCTCAGCTGGCGTAGAGCCTgaatgaaaatgagaaagacAATACGGTATATAAACCTCTTACCATTATAGTTTATAATCGAATCTCTCGGGTAAATAAGAAAAGTTCCATATTGGTTCTATGTCTCAGGCAGTAGAGGTAACACAGTCAGTTTACAAAATAGAAAACTAGATAGCTAATATTACCGTCATGGTTGTCTTTTGCGCAAGCACAGTCGATGATTCATACAGCGGGCGTAATACTTCTGGGACACTCCATGGCTATTTAAAAAGACAAGAAAGTGAAAGTCATACTTCCCCTATCAAATACTCCACGATCAAACCACATGACCGAAGATTATCAAATACAATGTGCAGTTTTCATACCTCCAAATCCATATGATCAACAATGTGAATGATTGAACCACTGCCTTCGCAAGGTCGTATGAGATACCCACTAGGAAGCATTTCTGCCCTCACAAAATGCTGCACAGGTGGCATGCTTGGACcattttgagtatttttaaGTGACCTCTCACAGACCTGCACACCATTTTAAATAATCAGAATGACTTGAGACACAATCGACAAGAAAGATATAAAACCAAATCCATGTCCTTGTGTGTGTACATGTGGTTGTGTACAAAAGAAGCTCAATAAACTAAAATGTACAGTTTCATGATGAATCATAAGCCCAGATACTTTGGAACCACATACCACAAGGCTGCCATCTTCTAAAACAGAAGTATAGCGAAGCAACCAGAAGTCACGAGCAGGCGCCAATGTAGTAGGCGCATAGAGCTATgtcattaacaaataaaaatattaataaactaTTGGATAGTAAAGGGATCCAACAGACATTAGAAGTATTTTACAATTAGTGTTTACCTGCATGTATAGCAGCTCAATGGTTCCACCATTTGCTGTGGGCAGCACATTCAGAACATCCACAGCTCGGCAATCACGGAACCACGAAGGCCTATCCTTGAGGATTTCTGCAACCTGGAAGGAACATAGTCAACAGTACA encodes the following:
- the LOC121247714 gene encoding LOW QUALITY PROTEIN: homeobox-leucine zipper protein ATHB-15-like (The sequence of the model RefSeq protein was modified relative to this genomic sequence to represent the inferred CDS: inserted 1 base in 1 codon), with product MAMSCKDGKLAMDNGKYVRYTPEQVEALERLYHDCPKPSSIRRQQLIRECPILSNIEPKQIKVWFQNRRCREKQRKEASRLQAVNRKLTAMNKLLMEENDRLQKQVSHLVYENGYFRQHTQNTTLATKDTSCESVVTSGQHHLTAQHPPRDASPAGLLSIAEETLAEFLSKATGTAVEWVQMPGMKPGPDSIGIVAISHGCTGVAARACGLVGLEPTRVAEILKDRPSWFRDCRAVDVLNVLPTANGGTIELLYMQLYAPTTLAPARDFWLLRYTSVLEDGSLVVCERSLKNTQNGPSMPPVQHFVRAEMLPSGYLIRPCEGSGSIIHIVDHMDLEPWSVPEVLRPLYESSTVLAQKTTMTALRQLRQIAHEVSQSNTTGWARRPAALRALSQRLSRGFNEALNGFTDEGWSMMGNDGMDDVTILVNSSPDKLMGLNLPFSNGFPAVSNAVLCAKASMLLQNVPPAILLRFLREHRSEWADNNIDAYSAAAVKIGPCSLPGSRVGSFGGQVILPLAHTMEHEEFLEVIKLEGVGPTPEDTIMPREMFLLQLCSGMDENAVGTCAELIFAPIDASFADDAPLLPSGFRIIPLDSGKEASSPNRTLDLASALEIGPAGNRTSTDYSGNSGSVRSVMTIAFEFAYESHMQEHVASMARHYVRSIISSVQRVALALSPXSFELTCWPSATIGTPEAQTLARWICQSYRCYMGVELLKSGNEGSEANLKTLWHHSDAIMCCSMKALPVFTFANQAGLDMLETTLVALQDITLEKIFDDHGRKTLFSEFPQIMQQGFACLQGGICLSSMGRPVSYERAVAWKVLNEEENAHCICFMFVNWSFV